In Microplitis mediator isolate UGA2020A chromosome 2, iyMicMedi2.1, whole genome shotgun sequence, a single window of DNA contains:
- the LOC130664016 gene encoding carbohydrate sulfotransferase 5-like isoform X1, whose translation MRYIMPRRRVITGAMSKRLSFFILVGLTSLCILVLVFNQRYYNIIEHRLQPVISDVEIRSRNNIKQHQDPFTIFSERINLSFLEIQDVVDQQRRDIERDMETYEYPNGKYGLNISNLDDLLMEKGGRPMRSVILANWRSGSTFLGDVVNSHPANFYHYEPLLDFGIVQVRGPPLAQAAIANIYALFNCEYNKLQNYLDFGKTHPWVFNHNTHLWTQCVIHRKICWDPLFVTKFCRIFPFQSMKLVRLRLRIAQVLLEDESLGVRMVLLIRDPRGLMQSRKHRNWCPDSPDCSDPARVCADMVSDYEAAVRLKEKYPRNFKVVRYEDLSVDPFSNVKDLFEFYGLNFHPHVINFLETHTKNDFGGVSSTFRNSKAAPFHWRNDLDFEEVEEIQSVCSTAMRLWGYVLAINETHQKEFNPIARNYQPL comes from the exons CAGGCGCGATGTCAAAAAGACTGAGTTTCTTTATTCTAGTCGGCTTAACATCTCTTTGTATTCTTGTACTAGTATTTAATCAACggtattataatattatcgAGCATCGATTACAACCAGTGATATCG GATGTGGAGATAAGGTCGCGGAATAATATCAAGCAACATCAAGATCCATTTACG aTTTTTTCAGAAAGAATAAATCTATCGTTCTTGGAGATCCAAGATGTCGTTGATCAGCAGCGACGTGATATCGAACGTGATATGGAGACTTACGAATATCCCAATGGAAAATATGGTCTAAATATAAg CAATCTTGATGATTTGCTGATGGAAAAAGGTGGAAGACCAATGAGAAGTGTTATTCTTGCTAATTGGCGAAGCGGCAGTACATTTTTAGGTGATGTCGTTAATTCACATCcagcaaatttttatcattacgaACCACTGCTGGATTTTGGAATCGTCCAAGTACGAGGTCCTCCACTAGCTCAAGCTGCGATTGCTAATATATATGcattatttaattgtgaatataataaactac aaAACTATTTAGATTTCGGTAAAACTCACCCTTGGGTTTTTAATCACAATACTCATTTATGGACACAGTGTGTAATTCATAGAAAAATATGTTGGGATCCGTTGTTTGTAACGAAATTTTGTCGCATATTTCCATTTCAATCAATGAAACTAGTGCGGCTAAGACTGAGAATTGCTCAGGTGTTACTTGAGGACGAGAG tctTGGAGTTCGTATGGTCTTATTAATAAGAGATCCCCGGGGATTAATGCAATCGCGTAAGCATCGAAATTGGTGCCCAGATAGTCCTGATTGCTCAGATCCAGCGCGCGTTTGCGCTGACATGGTATCCGACTATGAAGCTGCTGTGCGacttaaagaaaaatatccTCGCAATTTCAA AGTCGTACGCTATGAAGATCTATCTGTTGATCCATTTTCAAATGTCAAAGACCTATTTGAATTTTACGGTCTAAATTTTCACCCgcatgttattaattttttggaaactCATACTAAAAATGATTTCGGTGGTGTGTCGAGTACATTCCGTAATTCAAAAGCTGCGCCATTTCATTGGCGTAATGATCTCGATTTTGAGGAAGTTGAAGAGATTCAAAGTGTCTGTTCAACGGCAATGAGACTGTGGGGGTACGTTCTAGCTATCAACGAAACTCATCAAAAAGAATTTAATCCAATTGCTAGAAATTATCAGcctttataa
- the LOC130664016 gene encoding carbohydrate sulfotransferase 5-like isoform X2: MRYIMPRRRVITGAMSKRLSFFILVGLTSLCILVLVFNQRYYNIIEHRLQPVISIFSERINLSFLEIQDVVDQQRRDIERDMETYEYPNGKYGLNISNLDDLLMEKGGRPMRSVILANWRSGSTFLGDVVNSHPANFYHYEPLLDFGIVQVRGPPLAQAAIANIYALFNCEYNKLQNYLDFGKTHPWVFNHNTHLWTQCVIHRKICWDPLFVTKFCRIFPFQSMKLVRLRLRIAQVLLEDESLGVRMVLLIRDPRGLMQSRKHRNWCPDSPDCSDPARVCADMVSDYEAAVRLKEKYPRNFKVVRYEDLSVDPFSNVKDLFEFYGLNFHPHVINFLETHTKNDFGGVSSTFRNSKAAPFHWRNDLDFEEVEEIQSVCSTAMRLWGYVLAINETHQKEFNPIARNYQPL, encoded by the exons CAGGCGCGATGTCAAAAAGACTGAGTTTCTTTATTCTAGTCGGCTTAACATCTCTTTGTATTCTTGTACTAGTATTTAATCAACggtattataatattatcgAGCATCGATTACAACCAGTGATATCG aTTTTTTCAGAAAGAATAAATCTATCGTTCTTGGAGATCCAAGATGTCGTTGATCAGCAGCGACGTGATATCGAACGTGATATGGAGACTTACGAATATCCCAATGGAAAATATGGTCTAAATATAAg CAATCTTGATGATTTGCTGATGGAAAAAGGTGGAAGACCAATGAGAAGTGTTATTCTTGCTAATTGGCGAAGCGGCAGTACATTTTTAGGTGATGTCGTTAATTCACATCcagcaaatttttatcattacgaACCACTGCTGGATTTTGGAATCGTCCAAGTACGAGGTCCTCCACTAGCTCAAGCTGCGATTGCTAATATATATGcattatttaattgtgaatataataaactac aaAACTATTTAGATTTCGGTAAAACTCACCCTTGGGTTTTTAATCACAATACTCATTTATGGACACAGTGTGTAATTCATAGAAAAATATGTTGGGATCCGTTGTTTGTAACGAAATTTTGTCGCATATTTCCATTTCAATCAATGAAACTAGTGCGGCTAAGACTGAGAATTGCTCAGGTGTTACTTGAGGACGAGAG tctTGGAGTTCGTATGGTCTTATTAATAAGAGATCCCCGGGGATTAATGCAATCGCGTAAGCATCGAAATTGGTGCCCAGATAGTCCTGATTGCTCAGATCCAGCGCGCGTTTGCGCTGACATGGTATCCGACTATGAAGCTGCTGTGCGacttaaagaaaaatatccTCGCAATTTCAA AGTCGTACGCTATGAAGATCTATCTGTTGATCCATTTTCAAATGTCAAAGACCTATTTGAATTTTACGGTCTAAATTTTCACCCgcatgttattaattttttggaaactCATACTAAAAATGATTTCGGTGGTGTGTCGAGTACATTCCGTAATTCAAAAGCTGCGCCATTTCATTGGCGTAATGATCTCGATTTTGAGGAAGTTGAAGAGATTCAAAGTGTCTGTTCAACGGCAATGAGACTGTGGGGGTACGTTCTAGCTATCAACGAAACTCATCAAAAAGAATTTAATCCAATTGCTAGAAATTATCAGcctttataa